A window of Actinomadura rubteroloni contains these coding sequences:
- a CDS encoding carbohydrate kinase family protein produces the protein MRIAVTGSIATDHLMTFPGRFTDQLVPDRLDRVSLSFLADELVIRRGGVAANICFTMGVLGLRPVLVGSVGDDFADYRSWLERHGVDTESVHVSELKHTARFLCTTDDDQNQIATFYAGAMSEARDIEIGPIADRTGGLDLVLVSPNDPEAMLRHSDECRARGIPFAADPSQQLARVGGEDVRRLVDGAAYLFTNEYEKALCEEKTGWSDADVLSRVGVRITTLGAKGAQIDRAGEEGVHVPAVMVENVVDPTGGGDAFRAGFLSAVHWGLPLTRAAQVGNVVAAYVLETAGPQEYTITRDGFLDRLTGVYGADAAAEIAPHLPA, from the coding sequence GTGCGCATCGCCGTCACCGGCTCCATCGCCACCGACCACCTGATGACCTTCCCGGGCCGGTTCACCGACCAGCTCGTGCCCGACAGGCTCGACCGCGTCTCCCTGTCCTTCCTGGCCGACGAACTGGTGATCCGCCGCGGCGGAGTCGCCGCGAACATCTGCTTCACGATGGGCGTGCTCGGGCTGCGGCCCGTCCTCGTCGGGTCGGTCGGCGACGACTTCGCCGACTACCGGTCCTGGCTGGAGCGGCACGGCGTGGACACCGAGTCCGTCCACGTGTCCGAGCTGAAGCACACCGCCCGGTTCCTGTGCACCACCGACGACGACCAGAACCAGATCGCGACCTTTTACGCGGGCGCGATGAGCGAGGCCCGCGACATCGAGATCGGGCCCATCGCGGACCGGACGGGCGGGCTCGACCTCGTCCTGGTCAGCCCCAACGACCCCGAGGCGATGCTGCGGCACAGCGACGAGTGCCGCGCCCGCGGCATCCCGTTCGCCGCCGACCCGTCCCAGCAGCTCGCCCGGGTGGGCGGCGAGGACGTCCGCCGGCTCGTGGACGGCGCCGCCTACCTGTTCACCAACGAGTACGAGAAGGCGCTCTGCGAGGAGAAGACCGGCTGGTCCGACGCGGACGTGCTGTCGCGCGTCGGCGTCCGGATCACCACCCTCGGCGCCAAGGGCGCGCAGATCGACCGGGCCGGTGAGGAGGGCGTGCACGTCCCGGCCGTGATGGTCGAGAACGTCGTCGACCCGACCGGCGGCGGCGACGCGTTCCGCGCCGGGTTCCTGTCGGCCGTCCACTGGGGGCTGCCGCTGACGCGCGCCGCGCAGGTCGGCAACGTCGTCGCGGCCTACGTCCTGGAGACGGCCGGCCCGCAGGAGTACACGATCACGCGGGACGGGTTCCTCGACCGCCTGACCGGCGTGTACGGCGCGGACGCGGCGGCCGAGATCGCCCCGCACCTGCCCGCCTGA
- a CDS encoding HesB/IscA family protein: MTVSSETTQDTAQGVILTAAAAEKAKGLLEQEGRDDLALRVAVQPGGCSGLIYQLFFDEREMDGDQVQDFDGLNVRVDRMSAPYLTGATIDFVDSIEKQGFTIDNPNASGSCACGDSFN, translated from the coding sequence ATGACGGTTTCGAGCGAGACGACGCAGGACACCGCGCAGGGCGTGATCCTCACCGCCGCCGCCGCCGAGAAGGCCAAGGGCCTTCTTGAGCAGGAGGGCCGGGACGACCTGGCGCTGCGCGTCGCGGTCCAGCCCGGCGGCTGCTCCGGCCTGATCTACCAGCTCTTCTTCGACGAGCGCGAGATGGACGGCGACCAGGTCCAGGACTTCGACGGCCTGAACGTCCGCGTGGACCGGATGAGCGCCCCGTACCTGACCGGCGCCACGATCGACTTCGTGGACTCGATCGAGAAGCAGGGCTTCACGATCGACAACCCGAACGCGTCGGGCTCCTGCGCCTGCGGCGACTCCTTCAACTAG
- the nadA gene encoding quinolinate synthase NadA: protein MTTPVQDPRPVDLAPDQPTPTDLPALLLLGTGADPASERGVDCPGELPPASDPDLVERARAAKAALGDRVFVLGHHYQRDEVIQFADVTGDSFKLARLAADRPEAPYVVFCGVHFMAESADILTADHQQVVLPDLAAGCSMADMATFDQVEECWEALEDAGIAGDVVPVTYMNSSADIKAFVGRHGGVVCTSSNAKRALDWAYARGSKVLFLPDQHLGRNTAVLELGFALEDCVVYNPHRPGGGLPDGALRDARMILWRGHCSVHGRFSLDSVNDVRARVPGVNVLVHPECQHEVVTAADLVGSTEFIIKAIEEAPAGSSWAVGTELNLVRRLANAHPDKNVMFLDKTVCFCSTMNRIDLPHLVLSLESLARGEVVNRIQVDPETAHYARAALDRMLALP, encoded by the coding sequence GTGACCACCCCCGTGCAGGACCCTCGCCCTGTTGATCTCGCCCCCGACCAACCGACCCCGACCGACCTCCCGGCGCTGCTGCTCCTCGGGACCGGTGCCGACCCGGCGAGCGAGCGCGGCGTCGACTGCCCCGGCGAGCTGCCGCCCGCCTCCGACCCGGATCTCGTGGAGCGCGCCAGAGCCGCCAAGGCCGCCCTCGGCGACCGCGTGTTCGTCCTCGGCCACCACTACCAGCGCGACGAGGTCATCCAGTTCGCCGACGTCACCGGCGACTCGTTCAAGCTCGCGCGGCTCGCCGCCGACCGTCCCGAGGCGCCCTACGTGGTGTTCTGCGGCGTCCACTTCATGGCCGAGTCCGCCGACATCCTCACCGCCGACCACCAGCAGGTCGTCCTGCCCGACCTCGCCGCCGGGTGCTCGATGGCCGACATGGCGACGTTCGACCAGGTCGAGGAGTGCTGGGAGGCGCTGGAGGACGCCGGGATCGCGGGCGACGTCGTCCCGGTGACGTACATGAACTCCTCGGCCGACATCAAGGCGTTCGTCGGACGGCACGGCGGCGTCGTCTGCACGTCGTCCAACGCCAAGCGCGCCCTGGACTGGGCGTACGCGCGGGGCTCGAAGGTCCTGTTCCTGCCCGACCAGCACCTCGGCCGCAACACCGCCGTCCTGGAGCTGGGCTTCGCGCTGGAGGACTGCGTCGTCTACAACCCGCACCGGCCGGGCGGGGGCCTGCCGGACGGGGCGCTGCGCGACGCCCGCATGATCCTGTGGCGCGGGCACTGCTCGGTGCACGGACGGTTCTCGCTCGACTCGGTGAACGACGTCCGCGCGCGGGTGCCGGGCGTGAACGTGCTCGTCCACCCCGAGTGCCAGCACGAGGTCGTCACGGCCGCCGACCTCGTCGGCTCGACCGAGTTCATCATCAAGGCGATCGAGGAGGCCCCGGCGGGCTCGTCGTGGGCGGTCGGGACGGAGCTGAACCTCGTCCGGCGGCTCGCGAACGCCCACCCGGACAAGAACGTCATGTTCCTCGACAAGACGGTCTGCTTCTGCTCCACGATGAACCGGATCGACCTGCCGCACCTGGTGCTGTCGCTGGAGTCGCTGGCGCGCGGCGAGGTCGTCAACCGCATCCAGGTCGATCCGGAGACCGCGCACTACGCCCGCGCGGCCCTGGATCGGATGCTCGCCCTGCCGTAG
- a CDS encoding maleylpyruvate isomerase family mycothiol-dependent enzyme — MSAHDGPRWPHEAYCAATEAEIAAYAAALADAPPGLDVPSCPGWTAAELTRHLGGVHRWARGLVATRAQEAAGRREMGVTWPDDDADLGPWFAEGARDLLAVLRDTAPDEPVWTWGDGGTAGWWARRMLHETAVHRCDLDLALGRTARVPAGVAVDGVGELLGNLPAAAVFSPRVKELRGAGTLTFAAADAGARWNVRFTPDGFTAERADGPAPADATASVAGAAADLYLFAWGRRAPGDPALAFGGDAALVALFAENAGVG; from the coding sequence GTGAGCGCTCACGACGGGCCGCGCTGGCCGCACGAGGCGTACTGCGCCGCGACCGAGGCCGAGATCGCGGCGTACGCGGCGGCGCTGGCGGACGCGCCGCCCGGCCTGGACGTCCCGTCCTGCCCGGGGTGGACGGCCGCCGAGCTGACCCGCCACCTCGGCGGCGTGCACCGCTGGGCGCGCGGCCTCGTCGCGACCAGGGCGCAGGAGGCCGCCGGGCGCCGCGAGATGGGCGTGACCTGGCCCGACGACGACGCCGACCTCGGCCCGTGGTTCGCCGAAGGAGCCCGTGACCTTCTCGCCGTGCTGCGCGACACCGCCCCGGACGAGCCCGTCTGGACGTGGGGGGACGGCGGCACGGCCGGATGGTGGGCGCGCCGGATGCTGCACGAGACGGCCGTCCACCGCTGCGACCTCGACCTCGCGCTCGGCCGGACGGCGCGCGTCCCCGCCGGCGTCGCGGTCGACGGCGTCGGGGAACTGCTCGGCAACCTGCCCGCCGCCGCCGTGTTCAGCCCGCGCGTCAAGGAACTGCGCGGCGCCGGGACATTGACGTTCGCCGCCGCCGACGCCGGGGCCCGCTGGAACGTGCGGTTCACCCCGGACGGCTTCACGGCCGAGCGCGCGGACGGGCCCGCCCCCGCCGACGCGACGGCGTCCGTCGCGGGCGCCGCGGCCGACCTCTACCTGTTCGCGTGGGGCCGCCGCGCCCCCGGCGACCCGGCGCTCGCGTTCGGCGGCGACGCCGCGCTCGTCGCGCTGTTCGCCGAGAACGCGGGCGTCGGGTAG
- the pspAB gene encoding PspA-associated protein PspAB, with protein MGFLDALLGRSKPAKPDLDRLFGLSTAAVTLEAAAGFTPTGLGSVSFRAAEGGAFARLQRDVQDLLDADQGPRVEISEDSYGYTWILATHDPSDVAGLVTDLHAVNSTLETNGFGPHLLCSLVGFRGPDGQRLGLVYLYKRGTFYPFAPLPGDRRDNALELQVRGAVGADLPFEDDLGRWFPVWGAPGL; from the coding sequence ATGGGGTTCCTGGACGCGCTGCTCGGCCGGTCCAAGCCGGCCAAGCCCGACCTGGACCGGCTGTTCGGGCTGTCCACGGCGGCGGTGACGCTGGAGGCCGCGGCCGGGTTCACCCCGACCGGGCTCGGCTCGGTGAGCTTCCGCGCGGCCGAGGGCGGCGCGTTCGCCCGGCTCCAGCGCGACGTCCAGGACCTGCTGGACGCCGACCAGGGGCCGCGCGTGGAGATCAGCGAGGACTCCTACGGCTACACCTGGATCCTCGCGACGCACGACCCGTCGGACGTGGCGGGCCTGGTCACCGACCTGCACGCGGTGAACTCCACGCTGGAGACCAACGGCTTCGGGCCGCACCTGCTGTGCTCGCTCGTCGGGTTCCGGGGGCCGGACGGGCAGCGCCTCGGGCTCGTCTACCTCTACAAGCGCGGCACGTTCTACCCGTTCGCGCCGCTGCCGGGAGACCGCCGCGACAACGCGCTGGAACTCCAGGTGCGCGGCGCGGTCGGCGCCGACCTGCCGTTCGAGGACGACCTCGGCCGCTGGTTCCCCGTCTGGGGCGCCCCCGGCCTGTGA
- the htpX gene encoding zinc metalloprotease HtpX → MARTRYAPDRGLTSRMLVTMFLLGLVYVAFVGAFFVLVPKWGVIALVVAAVFLFAQYFLSDKLTIFAMHGRVVSPEEAPELHGVIDRICALSDAPKPRVAVADTDVPNAFATGRNQKKAVVCVTTGLLRRLDPVELEGVLAHEMAHVAHRDVAVMTVASFLGICAGLLTRFGLEAGLWGGFNRRDNDQNTGLILLAVVAVSAVAYAISFVLTRALSRYRELSADRAAALLTGRPSALASALTKVTGEMARIPSRDLRSAEPFNAFFFAPAFSKGASVATLFSTHPSLEKRLAQLQKISGQLGRGE, encoded by the coding sequence ATGGCACGCACCCGCTACGCGCCGGACCGCGGGCTGACGTCCCGCATGCTGGTGACGATGTTCCTGCTGGGGCTGGTGTACGTCGCGTTCGTCGGCGCCTTCTTCGTGCTGGTGCCGAAGTGGGGCGTGATCGCGCTGGTCGTCGCCGCCGTGTTCCTGTTCGCGCAGTACTTCCTGAGCGACAAGCTCACGATCTTCGCGATGCACGGCCGCGTGGTGTCGCCGGAGGAGGCGCCCGAGCTGCACGGCGTCATCGACCGCATCTGCGCGCTGTCGGACGCCCCCAAGCCCCGCGTGGCCGTCGCCGACACCGACGTGCCGAACGCGTTCGCGACCGGGCGCAACCAGAAGAAGGCCGTCGTCTGCGTGACGACCGGGCTGCTGCGGCGGCTCGACCCGGTGGAGCTGGAGGGCGTCCTCGCGCACGAGATGGCGCACGTCGCGCACCGGGACGTGGCCGTCATGACGGTCGCGTCGTTCCTCGGGATCTGCGCCGGGCTGCTGACCCGCTTCGGCCTGGAGGCCGGGCTGTGGGGCGGCTTCAACCGGCGCGACAACGACCAGAACACCGGGCTGATCCTGCTCGCGGTCGTCGCCGTCAGCGCGGTGGCGTACGCGATCAGCTTCGTCCTGACCCGCGCGCTGTCGCGGTACCGGGAGCTGTCGGCCGACCGGGCGGCGGCGCTGCTGACCGGGCGCCCGTCCGCGCTGGCGAGCGCGCTGACCAAGGTGACCGGCGAGATGGCGCGGATCCCGAGCCGGGACCTGCGCTCCGCCGAGCCGTTCAACGCGTTCTTCTTCGCCCCGGCGTTCAGCAAGGGCGCCAGCGTCGCGACGCTGTTCTCCACGCACCCGTCGCTGGAGAAGCGGCTCGCGCAACTGCAGAAGATCTCCGGCCAGCTCGGCCGAGGGGAGTGA
- the pspAA gene encoding PspA-associated protein PspAA yields MIVRIMGEGQLDVADGDLAALNALDDRLEAAIDTGDESTFRTALKELLENVRTVGKPLPPDSLEPSELILPPVDAAIDEVRQMLGDEGLIPD; encoded by the coding sequence GTGATCGTCCGGATCATGGGCGAGGGGCAGCTCGACGTCGCCGACGGCGACCTCGCGGCGCTCAACGCGCTGGACGACCGGCTCGAAGCCGCCATCGACACCGGCGACGAGTCGACGTTCCGCACGGCGCTGAAGGAACTGCTGGAGAACGTCCGGACGGTCGGCAAGCCGCTGCCGCCCGACAGCCTGGAGCCGTCGGAACTGATCCTCCCGCCGGTGGACGCCGCCATCGACGAGGTGCGGCAGATGCTCGGCGACGAGGGACTGATCCCGGACTGA
- a CDS encoding PspA/IM30 family protein has product MSVMKRMSMIFKSKANKALDRMEDPRETLDYSYQRQLEMLQKVRRGVADVATSRKRLELQINQLEQQQNKLTEQGKKALQVGREDLAREALTRRAGLDSQLGDLRAQYQQLQGEEEKLTLASQRLQAKVDAFRTRKETIKATYTAAEAQTKINEAFSGISEEMGDVGLAIQRAEEKTETMKARAGAIDELLESGALEDFSGPRDDIQAELDRMGSGPGVDVELERLKAELGQAPAPKQLNPGQQQAHGQQAASPQQVQWPQQPGGGQ; this is encoded by the coding sequence ATGAGCGTGATGAAGAGAATGTCGATGATCTTCAAGTCCAAGGCCAACAAGGCTTTGGACCGCATGGAGGATCCGCGCGAGACACTGGACTACTCCTACCAGCGCCAGCTTGAGATGCTCCAGAAGGTCCGGCGGGGCGTCGCCGACGTGGCCACCTCCCGCAAGCGGCTGGAGCTGCAGATCAACCAGCTCGAACAGCAGCAGAACAAGCTGACCGAGCAGGGCAAGAAGGCACTCCAGGTCGGCCGCGAGGACCTGGCCCGCGAGGCGCTGACGCGCCGCGCCGGCCTGGACTCCCAGCTCGGCGACCTGCGCGCCCAGTACCAGCAGCTCCAGGGCGAGGAGGAGAAGCTGACCCTCGCCTCGCAGCGGCTGCAGGCCAAGGTCGACGCCTTCCGCACCCGCAAGGAGACGATCAAGGCCACCTACACGGCCGCCGAGGCGCAGACCAAGATCAACGAGGCGTTCAGCGGCATCTCCGAGGAGATGGGCGACGTCGGCCTCGCGATCCAGCGCGCCGAGGAGAAGACCGAGACCATGAAGGCCCGCGCCGGGGCCATCGACGAACTGCTGGAGTCCGGCGCCCTGGAGGACTTCTCCGGCCCGCGCGACGACATCCAGGCCGAGCTGGACCGCATGGGCTCGGGCCCCGGCGTCGACGTGGAGCTGGAGCGGCTGAAGGCCGAGCTGGGCCAGGCGCCCGCGCCCAAGCAGCTCAACCCCGGCCAGCAGCAGGCCCACGGCCAGCAGGCCGCGTCCCCCCAGCAGGTGCAGTGGCCGCAGCAGCCCGGGGGTGGGCAGTGA
- a CDS encoding DUF3043 domain-containing protein: MFGRRTQEAPEDPPQVAKPGGKGRPTPKRSEAQKKRLQPITAPPADRKEAYKRVRERQAAERVRMREGMARGDDKYLLKRDKGPVRRLARDYVDSRRTIGSYLMYVLFAIVVLSLLPIPAARLFGLFAPPVLLLAVFVEGFTLNLGVKKLAARRFPDESTRGIGMYAALRAMQIRRLRQPAPQVKLGERPAA, encoded by the coding sequence GTGTTCGGACGTCGTACCCAGGAAGCCCCCGAAGATCCTCCTCAGGTCGCAAAGCCGGGAGGCAAGGGGCGCCCCACGCCCAAGCGGTCGGAAGCGCAGAAGAAGCGCCTCCAGCCCATCACCGCGCCGCCCGCCGACCGCAAGGAGGCGTACAAGCGCGTGCGCGAGCGGCAGGCCGCCGAGCGCGTGCGGATGCGCGAGGGAATGGCGCGCGGCGACGACAAGTACCTCCTCAAGCGCGACAAGGGCCCGGTGCGGCGCCTCGCCCGCGACTACGTGGACTCGCGGCGGACGATCGGCTCGTACCTCATGTACGTGCTGTTCGCGATCGTCGTCCTCAGCCTGCTGCCGATTCCGGCGGCGCGGCTGTTCGGGCTGTTCGCGCCGCCGGTGCTGCTGCTCGCCGTGTTCGTGGAGGGCTTCACGCTGAACCTCGGCGTCAAGAAGCTCGCGGCGCGGCGTTTCCCGGACGAGAGCACGCGCGGCATCGGCATGTACGCGGCGCTGCGCGCGATGCAGATCCGGCGGCTGCGCCAGCCCGCGCCGCAGGTGAAGCTCGGGGAGCGTCCCGCCGCCTGA
- a CDS encoding aldo/keto reductase family protein encodes MEFRHLGRSGLKISEIAYGNWLTHGSQVEEDAARACVAAALDEGVTTFDTADVYAGTRAEEVLGRALDGQRREGLEIFTKVYWPTGPGPNDRGLSRKHIFESIHGSLRRLRTDYVDLYQAHRFDYETPLEETLRAFDDLVRQGKVLYVGVSEWRAEEIERALKIADEMGFDRIVSSQPQYSMLWRVIEDEVVPLCEREGIGQIVWSPIAQGVLTGKYQPGQAPPAGSRATDENGGADFIRRMLNDDLLTRVQNLKPVADELGLTMAQLAVAWTLQNPNVSAAIVGASRPEQVRDNVRAAGVKLDADVLARIDDILGDVVIRDPAKTVSPRQRP; translated from the coding sequence ATGGAGTTCCGACACCTGGGCCGCAGCGGCCTCAAGATCAGCGAGATCGCCTACGGCAACTGGCTCACCCACGGCTCACAGGTCGAGGAGGACGCCGCGCGCGCGTGCGTCGCGGCGGCCCTCGACGAGGGCGTCACCACGTTCGACACCGCCGACGTCTACGCGGGCACCCGCGCGGAGGAGGTCCTCGGCCGGGCGCTCGACGGGCAGCGGCGCGAGGGCCTGGAGATCTTCACCAAGGTGTACTGGCCGACCGGCCCCGGCCCGAACGACCGGGGGCTGTCGCGCAAGCACATCTTCGAGTCGATCCACGGATCCCTGCGGCGGCTCCGCACCGACTACGTGGACCTCTACCAGGCCCACCGGTTCGACTACGAGACCCCCCTCGAAGAGACCCTGCGCGCCTTCGACGACCTCGTCCGGCAGGGCAAGGTGCTGTACGTCGGCGTCTCGGAGTGGCGGGCCGAGGAGATCGAGCGGGCGCTGAAGATCGCCGACGAGATGGGCTTCGACCGGATCGTCTCCAGCCAGCCGCAGTACTCGATGCTGTGGCGCGTCATCGAGGACGAGGTCGTCCCGCTGTGCGAGCGGGAGGGCATCGGGCAGATCGTGTGGTCGCCCATCGCGCAGGGCGTCCTGACCGGCAAGTACCAGCCGGGGCAGGCGCCGCCCGCCGGTTCGCGCGCCACCGACGAGAACGGCGGCGCCGACTTCATCCGCCGGATGCTGAACGACGACCTGCTCACCCGCGTCCAGAACCTCAAGCCCGTCGCGGACGAGCTCGGGCTCACGATGGCGCAGCTCGCGGTGGCGTGGACGCTCCAGAACCCGAACGTGTCGGCGGCGATCGTCGGGGCGTCGCGTCCCGAGCAGGTCCGCGACAACGTGCGCGCGGCCGGGGTGAAGCTGGACGCCGACGTCCTCGCCCGCATCGACGACATCCTCGGCGACGTCGTGATCCGCGACCCCGCCAAGACGGTCAGCCCGCGTCAGCGGCCCTGA
- a CDS encoding bifunctional adenosylcobinamide kinase/adenosylcobinamide-phosphate guanylyltransferase: MRIEVLGDAAPGGWPAAGCRCASCAALRTVGEARAALNVLVDGVPLDGLPHRAVPGGFEADAPGGGVLLVAAGPGAVPEPSPGTVYGAVLLDLADRPEHLGLLRRAGAVTAATRVLAVHRDHRTRSPAELDRRLRHWLDPAPAPHRTLLLGGARSGKSAEAELRLAAEPDVTYVATGRTGAGDPEWAARIAAHRERRPSWWTTAETGDVAAVLRAARGAVLVDGLGSWLTGAIDAADAWDDPAPAAAPRIDDLVAAWRDTAARVIAVSDEVGLSVVPATASGRAFRDLLGTLNRRLADASEDVALVVAGRVLDLP; the protein is encoded by the coding sequence ATGCGAATCGAGGTTCTGGGGGACGCCGCCCCCGGCGGGTGGCCGGCGGCGGGCTGCCGCTGCGCGTCGTGCGCGGCGCTGCGGACGGTCGGCGAAGCCCGCGCGGCGTTGAACGTGCTGGTGGACGGCGTGCCGCTCGACGGCCTGCCGCACCGCGCCGTGCCCGGCGGGTTCGAGGCGGACGCGCCCGGCGGCGGCGTGCTGCTCGTCGCCGCCGGTCCGGGCGCGGTGCCCGAGCCGTCGCCGGGGACGGTCTACGGGGCCGTCCTGCTCGACTTGGCGGACCGTCCCGAACACCTCGGGCTGCTGCGCCGGGCGGGAGCGGTGACGGCGGCGACGCGGGTGCTGGCCGTCCACCGCGACCACCGGACGCGCTCCCCCGCCGAGCTGGACCGCCGCCTGCGGCACTGGCTGGACCCCGCGCCCGCGCCGCACCGGACGCTGCTGCTCGGCGGCGCCCGGTCGGGCAAGTCGGCGGAGGCGGAGCTGCGCCTGGCCGCCGAGCCGGACGTCACCTACGTCGCGACCGGCCGGACCGGCGCCGGGGACCCCGAGTGGGCCGCGCGGATCGCCGCGCACCGCGAGCGCCGCCCGTCCTGGTGGACGACCGCCGAGACCGGTGACGTCGCGGCCGTGCTGCGCGCGGCGCGCGGCGCGGTGCTCGTGGACGGCCTCGGCTCCTGGCTGACCGGCGCGATCGACGCGGCGGACGCCTGGGACGACCCCGCCCCCGCCGCCGCGCCCCGCATCGACGACCTGGTCGCGGCGTGGCGCGACACGGCCGCACGCGTGATCGCGGTCAGCGACGAGGTGGGCCTGTCGGTGGTGCCCGCGACCGCGTCCGGACGGGCCTTCCGCGACCTGCTCGGCACACTGAACCGACGGCTGGCCGACGCGTCCGAGGACGTCGCGCTGGTCGTCGCGGGCCGCGTCCTGGACCTGCCATGA
- a CDS encoding adenosylcobinamide-GDP ribazoletransferase, with protein sequence MTAPTPPTAGEPGGLLSAGVRLAVTLLTVVPVRAGRVDRDAARVAMLVAPLVGVIVGGGAALVLLLADLAGLSRLLGTVLAVAASAALTRALHLDGLADLADGLGSAKPAAEALTIMKRSDIGPFGVVTLVLTLGAQTAALASAPQPPVAALVAAVAGRLALPWACRTAVPSARPGGLGALVAGTVRTRAALAVSGAVLAAAAATGFATGRPVHAALAVVAAVGAALAVLAHARRRLGGVTGDVLGALVEIAATAALVTQAAGGP encoded by the coding sequence ATGACCGCGCCGACGCCGCCCACCGCGGGCGAGCCCGGGGGCCTCTTGAGCGCTGGAGTGCGGCTGGCGGTGACGTTGTTGACGGTCGTTCCGGTGCGTGCGGGGCGGGTCGACCGGGACGCCGCCCGTGTCGCGATGCTGGTCGCCCCGCTCGTCGGGGTGATCGTCGGCGGCGGCGCCGCGCTGGTGCTGCTCCTCGCGGATCTGGCGGGGTTGTCGCGGTTGCTTGGTACCGTGCTCGCCGTCGCCGCGTCCGCCGCACTGACCCGCGCGCTGCATCTGGACGGTCTCGCCGACCTCGCCGACGGCCTCGGCAGCGCCAAGCCGGCCGCCGAGGCGCTGACGATCATGAAGCGGTCCGACATCGGGCCGTTCGGCGTCGTGACGCTGGTCCTCACGCTCGGCGCGCAGACGGCGGCGCTGGCGTCGGCCCCGCAGCCCCCGGTCGCGGCGCTGGTCGCGGCCGTCGCCGGACGGCTCGCGCTGCCCTGGGCGTGCCGGACGGCCGTCCCGTCCGCGCGGCCCGGCGGGCTCGGGGCGCTCGTCGCCGGGACGGTCCGCACCCGCGCCGCGCTGGCCGTGTCCGGCGCCGTCCTCGCCGCCGCCGCCGCGACCGGGTTCGCGACGGGCCGTCCGGTCCACGCCGCGCTCGCCGTCGTCGCGGCGGTGGGCGCCGCGCTGGCCGTGCTCGCGCACGCCCGGCGGCGGCTCGGCGGCGTCACCGGCGACGTCCTCGGCGCGCTCGTGGAGATCGCCGCGACCGCCGCCCTCGTGACGCAGGCCGCGGGCGGACCTTGA